A genome region from Cutaneotrichosporon cavernicola HIS019 DNA, chromosome: 5 includes the following:
- a CDS encoding uncharacterized protein (Predicted integral membrane zinc-ribbon metal-binding protein) → MGLFSWFSRSKSTDYETVLAQLATEINEAKQNLSEIRLRQRRFTLALNAYGVGLWAVILGLWYWGRLPWGLVGWDAEGTEARVAGGLAVGVAPVVIWLLNRALSWVFIRKRTSEETHLRLLLSKQRNQVEEIKKATNFDTTRKLIEQYEDSPMGTPQRTPQRGPQTPQQSSQPGTPRTPQGQVSPAQPARPQTPVPIPPGLTPEQAAVLQMQMQAITPVLPTPEKKWYDRLADTILGDDPAQAAQSKYALVCDKCFRHNGLIGSKQEWERMQWICPRCNHLNRAPLSRMAAEDDATPPPPPQLSLPETPSKPAKQRAAPTASPLRRAVGERSARSSRLGQAVFSASDADDDSDEGYEAKADAMEVDK, encoded by the exons ATGGGATTATTCTCATGGTTTTCGCGG TCCAAGTCGACCGACTATGAGACAGTTCTGGCCCAACTCGCGACTGAGATCAACGAGGCCAAGCAGAACCTCTCGGAGATTCGCCTGCGGCAGCGCCGCTTCACCCTCGCCCTTAACGCGTATGGCGTTGGATTGTGGGCCGTCATCCTAGGCCTGTGGTACTGGGGCAGATTGCCTTGGGGCCTGGTCGGGTGGGATGCTGAAGGTACTGAGGCGCGGGTTGCAGGTGGACTCGCGGTCGGCGTTGCACCGGTTGT AATTTGGCTGCTCAACCGTGCCCTCTCATGGGTCTTTATCCGCAAGCGTACCTCTGAAG AGACGCACCTCCGTCTCCTGCTCAGCAAGCAGCGGAaccaggtcgaggagatcaagaAGGCGACGAACTTTGATACGACACGTAAGCTCATCGAGCAGTACGAGGACTCGCCAATGGGCACGCCACAGCGTACCCCCCAGCGCGGTCCGCAGACTCCGCAGCAGTCGAGCCAGCCGGGAACCCCGCGCACGCCGCAGGGACAGGTCTCGCCCGCACAACCAG CCCGGCCCCAAACTCCTGTTCCCATTCCACCCGGTCTCACGCCTGAACAGGCTGCGGTCCTCCAGATGCAGATGCAGGCGATTACGCCTGTGCTTCCGACGCCCGAGAAGAAGTGGTATGACCGACTGGCTGACACGATTCTCGGTGACGACCCCGCACAGGCCGCGCAGAGCAAGTATGCGCTTGTGTGCGACAAGTGTTTCAGGCACAATGGGCTTATTGGGTCGAAGCAGGAGTGGGAGCGGATGC aaTGGATTTGCCCGCGATGCAACCACCTCAACCGTGCCCCACTGTCGCGCATGGCAgctgaggacgacgcgacgccgcctcctccgccgcagcTGTCGCTCCCAGAAACGCCGAGCAAGCCAGCCAAGCAGCGTGCTGCGCCGACCGCTTCGCCCCTTCGCCGCGCAGTGGGCGAGCGGAGCGcacgctcgtcgcggctCGGACAGGCGGTGTTCTCAGCGAGcgacgcggacgacgacagcgatgAGGGGtacgaggccaaggccgatgCGATGGAGGTGGACAAGTAG